A genomic segment from Salvia splendens isolate huo1 chromosome 13, SspV2, whole genome shotgun sequence encodes:
- the LOC121761183 gene encoding mavicyanin-like, with the protein METSYRLLVVVIAAVFLRQAFATKHTVGGSQGWDESTDFDSWSSAQTFKVGDELEFKYSPLHNVAELPSESAFKQCDVSAASNSLSGGDSKVKLTKASTRYFACGTSGHCEQGMKVKITTVAADGSPSSPTGSSTTPAATTGSTSAAGPRHQLLSFFGLMVFVAIFFV; encoded by the exons ATGGAGACTTCATACAGATTGCTAGTGGTAGTTATTGCTGCAGTTTTTCTCCGACAAGCATTTGCGACGAAACATACTGTCGGAGGAAGCCAAGGTTGGGATGAATCCACCGATTTCGACTCTTGGTCTTCTGCTCAAACCTTCAAAGTTGGAGACGAACTCG AGTTCAAATATAGTCCGTTGCACAACGTGGCCGAACTACCTAGTGAAAGCGCGTTCAAGCAATGCGACGTTAGCGCTGCGTCGAATTCTTTAAGCGGTGGCGACAGCAAAGTGAAGCTAACCAAGGCCAGTACACGTTACTTTGCGTGCGGTACATCCGGCCATTGCGAGCAGGGGATGAAGGTCAAGATCACGACCGTGGCGGCCGATGGCTCGCCTTCGTCTCCCACTGGCAGCTCAACCACTCCGGCAGCGACCACCGGttccacctccgccgccggGCCACGCCACCAACTCCTTAGCTTCTTTGGCTTGATGGTGTTCGTCGCGATATTCTTCGTGTAG